The genomic stretch AGGCCCTGGTACCCATCCAGAAGGCCACAGACAGCTTCCACACAGAACTCCATCCCCGGGTGGCCTTCTGGATCATTAAGCTGCCACGGCGGAGGTCCCACCAGGATGCCCTGGAGGGCGGCCACTGGCTCGGCGAGAAGCGACACCGCCTGCAGGCCATCCGGGATGGACTCCGCAAGGGGACCCACAAGGACGTCCTAGAAGAGGGGACCGAGAGCTCCTCCCACTCCAGGCTGTCCCCCCGAAAGACCCACTTACTGTACATCCTCAGGCCCTCTCGGCAGCTGTAGGGGTGGGGACCGGGGAGCACCTGCCTGTAGCCCCCATCAGACCCTGCCCCAAGCACCATATGGAAATAAAGTTCTTTCTTACATCTAACAACACCATCTCCTTTCACTATTTATCCCCAACCGCCTGCCAACCAGGCCATGGCAAAGGCCCCCAGTCCCAGCTCTGAGCATGAGAGCTGGCTGTGCTAGCTCTTGCCTAAGTCTCCCAGGCTTGGTTTCCTCATTCAGGCATTGTCTGTGCTGTAGCCCCATCTGTCCACTCAGCACCCAACCCTGTCACCTCCAGCCCTGTCTGCACTCCCAActctcaggttttttttgtttgtttgttttgttttttgagaacagggtcccactctgttacccaggctggagtgcagtggcacaatcacagctcactgcagccttgacctcccaggctcaggtgatcctctcacctcagcctcccgagtagctgggaccacaggtgtgcgccaccacgcccagctaattgttgtattattTAACATagggatctccctgtgttgctcaggctggtcttgaactcctgggctcaagcgatcctcccacctcagcctctcaaagtgctgggattagaggcttgagccactgtgcctggcccccaactCTTTCACTCCAGTCCTCTCTACTTGGCCCCCGTACTGTTACTGCCATAACAAATGGGCACAAACTTGgcaacttaaaacaacacaaatggattaTTTCACATATCATCCTCGTCAGAAATCCAGGATGGCTCCGCCGGCCCTCAGCTCTGGGTTTCACAGGGTGTCAGCCACCGGAGCTCTCATTGGGAGGCTCTGGGAAGAAGCTGCTTTCAAGCTCATTCAGATTTTAAGCAGAATCGAGTTGCTGGGCTTGTGGGACTGAGGTCCCCACGTTCTcactggctgtcagctgggggcCACCCATGCTTCCACGCTTAGCTCCAAGAGGCCTCTCTCCAGTTACTGCAGGTGGACCTGACATCCCAGAGCCACAGCCCAGTATCATGGCGGGACTCTGACTTCCCCTTGTGTCCCATCTCTGGTATGCCTTCCTCTTCTGGCAGAGACAGTCCTCTGCTTTGAAGGGCTCATGTGATTGGACTGGACCTACCAGGACAACATATTTACAGTTTTCAGGAATTATGGGGTGACCATCTTTGGGAGACCACTATCCAGCCCCACTCAGGTCCTTCCCATGTCATCTCCAGCCTCAACTCTGTGGTGTCCACACCCACCTATCCTTGTCTTCATCTTCTCATTCTCTGACTCCCCCCTGAcggagagactccatctccaacttgctatttctctctctttgtccctCTATCTGACCCTCCCTGCTCACCACCTCAAACTCCCTCACTTCCAGGCCTGATGCCACGTCCAAACTTGGAAGCTCACAGAGCTTGCCTGTGGTGGTCTGTCCACTTTGTCCTTCCTCAGAGCATTTCCTGTCCCCTCTGAGAATCCTCCGTCATGACCCATCAAGGAGAAAGCTGATCTGATCCTCCCCAGTGCTGAGTCCCATCTAGGACCCGGACACGGCATGTACTCTCTCCCTTGAAGCCCAAGCTGAGCGCTGGATCACCCCATAGACTCACACACTCAGGAACCCAACAGTGAGTACAATGAATAcaagtcaactttttttttttttttttttgagactgtctcgctctgtcgtccaggctggagtgcagtggcatgatctcagctctctgcagtcTCTGCCAccacccaagttcaagtgattctcatgcctcagcctcccaagtagctgggactacaggtgctcaccaccacgcccagctaatttttgtatttttaatagagatggggttttaccattttggccaggctagtttcaaactcccaacctcgggtgatctgcccacctcagcctctcaaagtgctgggattacaggcatgagccaccacgcccggccaagtttGGCTGCTtctaaggcctctctccttggcttgaggatggctgctttctcactgtatcctcacattgcgtc from Pan paniscus chromosome 20, NHGRI_mPanPan1-v2.0_pri, whole genome shotgun sequence encodes the following:
- the DKKL1 gene encoding dickkopf-like protein 1 isoform X3; the protein is MDFRGLPGNYHKEENQEHQLGNNTLSSHLQIDKMTDNKTGEVLISENVVASIQPAERSFEGDLKVPRMEEKEALVPIQKATDSFHTELHPRVAFWIIKLPRRRSHQDALEGGHWLGEKRHRLQAIRDGLRKGTHKDVLEEGTESSSHSRLSPRKTHLLYILRPSRQL